The following coding sequences are from one Pseudomonadota bacterium window:
- a CDS encoding ABC transporter ATP-binding protein, whose product MTASPPLLTVEDLWVRFHTRKGLVEAVRGISFSVGREKLGIVGESGSGKTMTGRAILKLIRPPGEVAARRMDFSDIDLLAANEVDMRRIRGERIAMVMQDPKFSLNPVMTVGDQVAEAYQVHTAAGTAEAKTRTLEMLDAVKIRDPARVYGLYPHEVSGGMGQRIMIAMMLIPDPDLLICDEPTSALDVTVQMQVLAILDDLVSKRGMGLMFISHDLNLVASFCDRVVIMYAGRIVETCRAKDLDKATHPYTRGLLASLPRVDRPVDELAVLSRDPAWAESAGVDARQ is encoded by the coding sequence ATGACGGCTTCGCCGCCCCTGTTGACCGTCGAGGACCTCTGGGTCCGCTTTCACACCCGCAAGGGCCTGGTGGAGGCGGTCAGGGGCATCAGCTTTTCGGTCGGGCGTGAGAAGCTCGGCATCGTCGGCGAGTCCGGCTCCGGCAAGACCATGACGGGCCGCGCCATCCTGAAGCTGATCCGGCCGCCGGGCGAGGTCGCCGCCAGGCGCATGGATTTCTCCGACATCGACCTCCTGGCGGCGAACGAAGTCGATATGCGCCGGATCCGCGGCGAGCGCATCGCCATGGTGATGCAGGATCCGAAGTTCTCCTTGAACCCGGTGATGACCGTCGGCGACCAGGTGGCCGAGGCCTACCAGGTGCATACTGCCGCCGGCACCGCCGAGGCCAAGACCCGGACCCTGGAAATGCTGGACGCGGTCAAGATCCGCGATCCGGCGCGGGTCTACGGCCTCTATCCGCACGAAGTCTCGGGCGGCATGGGCCAGCGCATCATGATCGCGATGATGCTGATCCCCGATCCGGACCTCCTCATCTGCGACGAACCGACCTCGGCTCTCGACGTGACCGTGCAGATGCAGGTGCTGGCCATCCTCGACGACCTCGTCAGCAAGCGCGGCATGGGCCTCATGTTCATCAGCCACGACCTCAATCTGGTGGCGAGCTTCTGCGACCGGGTGGTCATCATGTATGCCGGGCGCATCGTCGAGACCTGCCGCGCCAAGGATCTGGACAAGGCCACGCATCCCTACACCCGCGGCCTCTTGGCCTCGCTGCCGCGGGTCGACCGCCCGGTCGACGAGCTGGCCGTTCTCT